The Limnospira fusiformis SAG 85.79 genomic interval TTGTGACAGTACCGGTACGATTCAGTCTGAAGCTGTAATAATCATTGACATCACGCTTTCCTGATTCAATAAAGCCGATTCGGTTCGTCCTAACGATTTCACCAGTAAGGTTGCCAAGCACAAAGGGGATCACAGGAGGTTCAATAGGGTCATCGTCATCAAGAATAGTGCCGATCGCTTCACCCCGTTCCAACTCGGCATTTTGTGGGTTACTGAGAATTACCTTAAAGGTTTCATCTGGTTCGATTTTGGTATCTCCAATCACCGGAACTCTGATCACCCTTTCCGTTTGACCCCTCCGAAAAACTAGCTCTCCCCTAGTTCGCTCATAGTCACGGTCAGCCACGGTAGCCGTGCCATCAGCGGTAGTATAATTAACTCTCACGATTTGGTTACTCGGACGGTCGAGAGTTACCTTAAATTCGGCAAAACTGCGACCGCGATCGCCTTCTTTTAGCTGAGTGTCTGCAATGGAGATATTGGCACTAACGAGTCCATCATCATTAAGAATAGTACCCGTAGCTTTATCCCGACCCAACTCGGCATTTTGTGGGTCACTGAGGATTACCTTAAAGGTTTCATCCGGTTCGACTTTGGTATCTCCAATCACCGGAACTCTGATCACCCTTTCCGTTTGACCCCTCCGAAAAACTAGCTCTCCGCTAGTTGGCTCATAGTCACGGTCAGCCACCGTAGCCGTGCCATCAGCCGTAGCATAATTAACTCTCACGATTTGGTTACTCGGACTGTTGAGAGTTACCTTAAATTCCGCAAAACTGCGACCGCGATCGCCTTCCAGTATTTGGGTATCTGCTATAGAGATTTCTGGTACATCATCATTAAGAATAGTACCCGTAGCTTCACCCCGTTCCAACTCGGCATTTTGTGGTTCACTCAGAATTACCCTAAAGGTTTCATCCGGTTCGACTTTGGTATCTCCAAACACCGGAACTCTGATCACCCTTTCCGTTTCCCCTCGCGGAAAAACTAACCGTCCCGTAGTTCGCTGATAGTCACGGTCAGCCACCGTAGCCGTGCCATCAGCCGTATTATAATCCACCCTCACGATTTGGTCACTGGGACGGTCGAGAGTTACCTTAAATTCCGCCAAACTGCGACCGCGATCGCCTTCCAGTATTTCGGTATCTGCTATAGAGATTTCTGGTACATCATCATTAAGAATAGTACCCGTAGCCTGTCGATTAGCTAAAGTCACATTTTGTGGGTTACTCAGGATTACCCTAAAGGTTTCATCCGGTTCGACTTTAGTATCTCCAAACACCGGAACTCTGATCACCCTTTCCGTTTCCCCTCGCGGAAAAACTAACCGTCCCGTAGTTCGCTGATAGTCACGGTCAGCCACCGTAGCCGTGCCATCAGCCGTATTATAATCCACCCTCACGATTTGGTCACTGGGACGGTCGAGAGTTACCTTAAATTCCGCCAAACTGCGACCGCGATCGCCTTCCAGTATTTCGGTATCTGCTATAGAGATTTCTGGTACATCATCATTAAGAATAGTACCCGTAGCCTGTCGATTAGCTAAAGTCACATTTTGTGGGTTACTCAGGATTACCCTAAAGGTTTCATCCGGTTCGACTTTAGTATCTCCAATCACCGGAACTCTGATCACCCTTTCCGTTTGACCCCTCGGAAAAATTAACCGTCCGTTAGTTAGCTCATAATCTCCGTCAGCGACGGTAGCCGTGCCATCAGCGGTAGTATAATCCACCCTCACGATTTGGTCACTGGGACGGTCGAGAGTTACCTTAAATTCCGCAAAACTGCGACCGCGATCGCCTTCCAGTATTTGGGTATCTGCTATAGAGATTTCCGGTAAAAAGTTGGCATGATTATCAATGACAATATCTTGATTGGCTTCTACCTCAACCAACCCACCCAAAATCATTACTCGGTCATCTTTATTCCTCAAATAAGTTAGATCAACTTCACTCAATACCTCCCCATTCACCAGGCGCATAAATAACTCACCCTCATCTCCTGGGCAGTCGATTTCGTTTAATTGGGAGTCTATATAATGCCCAAATTCTTCGGTTATCACATCCACCAGTTTCTCACTGTGAATTATCGCATCCGATAAATATACCGTACCCGTCAGAGAGTCAAAACCGCCATTAACACCATTCATTAGGTCTGATGACACTACTATCATCTCTGGTGTGTCTCCCTGAGTCAAAGCCTCAATAATAGTTGCTCCTAATTCCACATCCGTATATGCACCGAAAGCGGTTTGTAAATCCCCCTGAAAATTCGCCGAAGCGACAAACTCTGTTAATTGTTGGTTAACCTGAGTTAATGCCGCCTCGATTTGTGCTGCTGCTGTCAGTGGTTCGACGGACACATCCCCAATGAATCCCAGTGCTGGTAGGGGATTCGGATAATCCGATGGTTCCGGCGCGATCGCCACTAATATTTCCCTGGTATTTTCCATAATATTTCACCTGGTTTATTCTCATACATCGCAGAGCGCTGAGATGCGAGAGGCTGTAGGTAACGTAACATCTTCCCACCATGACCATTCTATTCTCGCTCACAGATGATGTCAACCCCCCACCCCTTCCAAGCGATCGCACCTCAAAAAGCACGGTTTTTTCACAGCAAAAAAACCCACTTTTCCCCCTTGACAAATCCCCCAACTTGACTTACCATTAAAGAATGGAAATCCGTGCCGCCCTATATATAGGGTTTTTCACCCCCCACCTCAAAGCGATCGCCAAAAATCACGGTTTTCTGACAGCAAAAAAACCCACTTTTCCCCCTTGACAAATCCCCCGACTTGACTTACCATTAAAGAATGGAAATCCGTGCCGCCCTATATATAGGGGTTTTCACCCCTCACCCCCCTATTGCTAGGGTTGGTGGTGAGTAGGTGGGTGGAAAAGCGACTAAATTAAGTTAAGACTTAACCTGTATTTAGTGCGTGCCCCCAGGTGGGGAAATACCTTGACATAATAAGTTCCCGGTTCTAGTCTTCGTTCGGTGATAATTTCCCGCTGAGTATCAGGGTTTCTGGATTGATTAATTATCTCCCCTGTACTACCCAACAATTGCAGGTTAGCATCTTGAAATAGGTCATCCAAAACCACTTGAAAAGTACCTTCACGATTGAGGATAAAGCGGTAATAGTCCTCGGTATTGCGAGCGCCTGCTTCGTTAAAACCAATTTCGTCATTCTTGACAATTTCTCCAGTGAGTCTACCCAGGTTTACCACATTAGGGAAGATATCATTATCGGGTGGTTTAGGTTGTTGGTTATTATTCCCCCCTTGGAAATCATCATTCCGAATAGTTCCGATAGCACGTCGCCTTCCTAATTCGGCATTTTGAGGGTTACTGAGGTTGACGGTAAAGGTTTCATCAAGTTCGACTTTAGTATCCCCAAACACGGGAACATCAATAAATTGGCGAGTTTGACCGGGTTGAAATACCAGCCTTCCCGTCGTGCGTTGATAGTCTCGGTCTCTGACCGTAGCTGTACCGTCAGCGGTAGCATAATTAACTGTTACTCTCTCCGGGCTAGGATTATCTAATGTGACCACAAAACGAGCATTAGTCTGACCGCGATCGCCTTCTGTGATTTCCGTATCTCTGATAGAGATTTGGGGGAAATCATCATTCAGAATAGTTCCCGTAGCACGTCGCCTTCCTAATTCGGCATTTTGAGGGTTACTGAGGTTGACGGTAAAGGTTTCATCAGGTTCGACTTTAGTATCCCCAAACACGGGAACATCAATAAATTGGCGAGTTTGACCGGGTTGAAATACCAGCCTTCCCGTCGTGCGTCGATAGTCTCGGTCTCTGACCGTAGCTGTACCGTCAGCGGTAGCATAATTAACTGTTACCCTCTCCGGGCTAGGATTATCTAATGTGACGACAAAACGAGCATTAGTCTGACCGCGATCGCCTTCTTTTACCTTAGTGTCTCTGATAGATATTTGGGGGAAATCATCATTCAGAATAGTTCCCGTAGCACGTCGCCTTCCTAATTCGGCATTTTGAGGGTTACTCAGGTTGACGGTAAAGGTTTCATCAGGTTCGACTTTAGTATCCCCAAACACGGGAACATTAATGACTTGGCGGGTTTGACCGGGTTGAAATACCAGCCTTCCGGTGGTGCGTCGATAGTCTCGGTCTCTGACCGTAGCTGTACCGTCAGCGGTAGCATAATTAACTGTTACCCTCTCCGGGCTAGGATTATCTAATGTGACGACAAAACGAGCATTAGTCTGACCGCGATCGCCTTCTTTTACCTGAGTGTCTGCGATCGTAATTTGGGGCACTATAATATCATCATTCAGAATAGTTCCCGTAGCACGTCGCCTTCCTAATTCGGCATTTTGAGGGTTACTGAGGTTGACGGTAAAGGTTTCATCAGGTTCGACTTTGGTATCCCCAAACACCGGAACATTAATAAATTGGCGAGTTTGACCGGGTTGAAATACCAGCCTTCCCGTGGTGCGTTGATAGTCTCGGTCTCTGAGGGTAGCTGTACCGTCAGCGGTAGCATAATTAACTGTTACCCTCTGACTGCTAGGATTATCTAATGTGACGACAAAACGAGCATTAGTCTGACCGCGATCGCCTTCTTCTACCTGAGTGTCTGCGATAGATATTTGGGGGAAATCCTCATCCTCCTCATCAACAATTAACTTAGCGATAAAGGCATCGCCATTCCTGCCACTATTGGTTTGTCCACCTAGGTTGCCCGCAGTATTGCCAGCCACATAAATCGACCCATCATTACCGGTGGTCAGGGCACGAGCCAAATCCCAACTACGGGTTCCCAGCAGGCGCGTCCAGTCTTTAGTACCATCAGGCTGAAACCTGCTGATAAAGGCATCACTGTTACCACTATTGGTTTGTCCATCTAGGTTGCCCCAAGTCCGACCCGCCACATAAATCGACCCATCACTACCGGTGGTCAGGGCCTCAGCCACGTCCCAACTACGGGTTCCCAGCAGGCGCGTCCAGTCTTTAGTACCATCAGGCTGAAACCTGCTGATAAAGGCATCACTGTTACCACTATTGGTTTGTCCATCTAGGTTGCCCCAAGTCCGACCCGCCACATAAATCGACCCATCACTACCGGTGGTCAGGGCATTAGCCCAGTCCTCTTCACCGCTTCCCAACAGGCGCGTCCAGTCTTTAGTGCCATTGGGCTGAAACCTGGTGATAAAGGCATCACCGCTACCACTATTTCTTTGTCCATCTAGGTTGCCTGAAGTATAGCCCGCCACATAAATAGACCCATCACTACCAGTGGTCAGGGCATTAGCCCAGTCCTCTTCACCGCTTCCCAACAGGCGCGTCCAGTCTTTAGTACCATCAGGCTGATACTTGGTGATAAAGGCATCACCGTTACCACTATTGGTTTGTCCACCTAGGCTGCCCTCAGTCCAGCCCGCCACATAAATAGACCCATCACTACCGGTGGTCAGGGCACTAGCTGAGTCCGAACTACTGGTTCCCAGCAGGCGCGTCCAGGCTTTAGTGCCATTGGGCTGATACTTGGTGATAAAGGCATCTGCGCTACCACTATGGGTTTGTCCATCTAGGTCGCCCTCAGTATAGCCGGCTACATAAATCGACCCATCCCTACCGGTGGTCAGGGCACTAGCTAAGTCCCAACTCCGGCTTCCCAGCAGGCGCGTCCAGGCTTTAGTGCCATCAGGCTGGTACTTGATGATAAAGGCATCACTGCGACCACTATTGGTTTGTCCATCTAGGTCGCCCATAGTCGCACCCGCCACATAAATCGACCCATCACTACCGGTGGTCAGGGCACGAGCCCCGTCCTGCCCCAAGGTTCCCCGCGCACCGGCTACCAAATGGGTTCCCAACAGGTCTGTCCAGGCGAACTCTGGCGGCGCGGACATCTGTACTGCTACCGGTTCTCCTTCTACCCAGATGAAACCCCAATCATTCTGATTTCTTAACCCGGTGATATCTGCTTCTGTCAACGCTTCCCCATTCACTAACCGCATAAATAACTCACCCTCATCTCCTGGGGAGTCGATTTCGTTTAATTGGGAGTCTATATAATGCCCAAATTCCTCCGTTATCACATCCACGAGTTTCTCACTGTGAATTATGGCATCCGATAAATACACCGTACCCGTCAGGGAATCAAAAGCACCATCCGCACCATTCATGGCTCTGGCGGAAAGAACTTTCAGATGTGGTGTTTCTCCCTGACTCAAAGCCTCAATAATAGTTGCCCCTAATTCCACATCCGTAGATGCACCGAAAGCGGTTTGTAAATCCCCCTGAAAATTCGCGGAGGCGACAAACTCTGTTAATTGTTGGTTAACCTGAGTTAATGCCGCCTCGATTTGTGCTGCTGCTGTCAGTGGATTTACCGACCCATCACCGCTGAATCCCAATGGGGGTAGGGGATTCGGATAATCCGATGGTTCCGGCATTATAGCCGATAAGATTTCTCTGGTATTTTCCATAATATTTCACCTAGTAGATGAGCGGACATCGCCAACCTATCAAATATAGTATCTGGACTCACATTTCCCCACCATGACCATTCTATGGTCGCTCACAGATGATGTCAACCCCCACCACCCTCTCAAGGCGATCGCACCTCAAAAATCACCGTTTTTTCACAGCAAAAAAACCCACTTTTACCCCTTGACAAATACCCCAACTTGACTTACCATTAGAGAATGGGAATCCGTGCCGCCATATATGGGCATTTTCCGAGCCACCAACTGCCATCAGTGGCGCGATCGCACCTCAAAAATCACCGTTTTTTCACATCCCCAAAAAACCCACTTTTACCCCTTGACAAATCCCCCGACTTGACTTACCATTAAAGAATGGGAATCCGTGCCGACATATATGGGCATTTTCCGAGCCCCCACCCCTCACCGACAGGCTAAGGTTTTGGGCTCGGGGAGTGCGTCAGAG includes:
- a CDS encoding Calx-beta domain-containing protein: MENTREILVAIAPEPSDYPNPLPALGFIGDVSVEPLTAAAQIEAALTQVNQQLTEFVASANFQGDLQTAFGAYTDVELGATIIEALTQGDTPEMIVVSSDLMNGVNGGFDSLTGTVYLSDAIIHSEKLVDVITEEFGHYIDSQLNEIDCPGDEGELFMRLVNGEVLSEVDLTYLRNKDDRVMILGGLVEVEANQDIVIDNHANFLPEISIADTQILEGDRGRSFAEFKVTLDRPSDQIVRVDYTTADGTATVADGDYELTNGRLIFPRGQTERVIRVPVIGDTKVEPDETFRVILSNPQNVTLANRQATGTILNDDVPEISIADTEILEGDRGRSLAEFKVTLDRPSDQIVRVDYNTADGTATVADRDYQRTTGRLVFPRGETERVIRVPVFGDTKVEPDETFRVILSNPQNVTLANRQATGTILNDDVPEISIADTEILEGDRGRSLAEFKVTLDRPSDQIVRVDYNTADGTATVADRDYQRTTGRLVFPRGETERVIRVPVFGDTKVEPDETFRVILSEPQNAELERGEATGTILNDDVPEISIADTQILEGDRGRSFAEFKVTLNSPSNQIVRVNYATADGTATVADRDYEPTSGELVFRRGQTERVIRVPVIGDTKVEPDETFKVILSDPQNAELGRDKATGTILNDDGLVSANISIADTQLKEGDRGRSFAEFKVTLDRPSNQIVRVNYTTADGTATVADRDYERTRGELVFRRGQTERVIRVPVIGDTKIEPDETFKVILSNPQNAELERGEAIGTILDDDDPIEPPVIPFVLGNLTGEIVRTNRIGFIESGKRDVNDYYSFRLNRTGTVTINLDDLVANANLELLGSRGELIDQSNNPGTQAEIITQRDLEPGIYYVRVHPHVSARTKYRLSIELI
- a CDS encoding Calx-beta domain-containing protein, whose protein sequence is MENTREILSAIMPEPSDYPNPLPPLGFSGDGSVNPLTAAAQIEAALTQVNQQLTEFVASANFQGDLQTAFGASTDVELGATIIEALSQGETPHLKVLSARAMNGADGAFDSLTGTVYLSDAIIHSEKLVDVITEEFGHYIDSQLNEIDSPGDEGELFMRLVNGEALTEADITGLRNQNDWGFIWVEGEPVAVQMSAPPEFAWTDLLGTHLVAGARGTLGQDGARALTTGSDGSIYVAGATMGDLDGQTNSGRSDAFIIKYQPDGTKAWTRLLGSRSWDLASALTTGRDGSIYVAGYTEGDLDGQTHSGSADAFITKYQPNGTKAWTRLLGTSSSDSASALTTGSDGSIYVAGWTEGSLGGQTNSGNGDAFITKYQPDGTKDWTRLLGSGEEDWANALTTGSDGSIYVAGYTSGNLDGQRNSGSGDAFITRFQPNGTKDWTRLLGSGEEDWANALTTGSDGSIYVAGRTWGNLDGQTNSGNSDAFISRFQPDGTKDWTRLLGTRSWDVAEALTTGSDGSIYVAGRTWGNLDGQTNSGNSDAFISRFQPDGTKDWTRLLGTRSWDLARALTTGNDGSIYVAGNTAGNLGGQTNSGRNGDAFIAKLIVDEEDEDFPQISIADTQVEEGDRGQTNARFVVTLDNPSSQRVTVNYATADGTATLRDRDYQRTTGRLVFQPGQTRQFINVPVFGDTKVEPDETFTVNLSNPQNAELGRRRATGTILNDDIIVPQITIADTQVKEGDRGQTNARFVVTLDNPSPERVTVNYATADGTATVRDRDYRRTTGRLVFQPGQTRQVINVPVFGDTKVEPDETFTVNLSNPQNAELGRRRATGTILNDDFPQISIRDTKVKEGDRGQTNARFVVTLDNPSPERVTVNYATADGTATVRDRDYRRTTGRLVFQPGQTRQFIDVPVFGDTKVEPDETFTVNLSNPQNAELGRRRATGTILNDDFPQISIRDTEITEGDRGQTNARFVVTLDNPSPERVTVNYATADGTATVRDRDYQRTTGRLVFQPGQTRQFIDVPVFGDTKVELDETFTVNLSNPQNAELGRRRAIGTIRNDDFQGGNNNQQPKPPDNDIFPNVVNLGRLTGEIVKNDEIGFNEAGARNTEDYYRFILNREGTFQVVLDDLFQDANLQLLGSTGEIINQSRNPDTQREIITERRLEPGTYYVKVFPHLGARTKYRLSLNLI